The following are encoded together in the Lathyrus oleraceus cultivar Zhongwan6 chromosome 3, CAAS_Psat_ZW6_1.0, whole genome shotgun sequence genome:
- the LOC127128043 gene encoding uncharacterized protein LOC127128043, with protein MAHSLIRNSIKSLNPKLLSTLSAHRIARHFGSVAAADEEQSSSFTFSSEGDSVHLRAPAARRKQSSSVTMPMSFMTGSIVGKRFYKEVKTREADDGNGWTVMLDYRTLKTPAKRPLKLPTLALAKAIAAEWEYQQIDGIRPFTMPLMRLACTALERVPVTRPKILEQLMKKFNQDLVFCRAPDDNDLTSGVHDRQVEKIDPLLGWLESEFGVKPVVYSSFYGGKQDDGLVIAVENLLKKTDDCELAAIDAIAASAHSLTIAIAVVQGKLQIEEAIELIRLEEDLQVDKWGLVEGGHDIDVADLRVQISSPVVFLGLSRNL; from the exons ATGGCTCACTCACTAATAAGAAATTCAATTAAATCTTTAAACCCTAAATTACTATCCACGCTATCAGCTCACCGGATCGCCCGCCATTTTGGCTCCGTGGCCGCCGCCGACGAGGAGCAATCGTCCTCCTTCACGTTCTCATCGGAGGGAGACAGCGTTCATTTGAGAGCACCGGCGGCGAGGAGGAAACAGTCTTCGTCGGTAACGATGCCGATGTCGTTCATGACGGGATCTATAGTCGGGAAACGATTCTACAAAGAAGTGAAAACGAGAGAAGCGGATGATGGTAATGGTTGGACAGTGATGCTTGATTATAGAACACTCAAGACACCTGCTAAGAGGCCTCTTAAGCTTCCTACTCTTGCTCTTGCTAAGGCCATTGCTGCTGAATGGGAATATCAA CAAATAGATGGCATAAGACCCTTCACAATGCCTCTTATGAGACTTGCTTGCACTGCTTTGGAAAGAGTTCCTGTGACAAGGCCAAAAATTCTTGAGCAATTGATGAAGAAATTTAATCAAGATTTAGTATTTTGCCGTGCTCCTGATGACAATGATTTGACAAGCGGAGTCCATG ATCGCCAAGTTGAGAAAATAGATCCTCTGCTAGGCTGGTTGGAGTCAGAATTTGGTGTTAAGCCTGTTGTATACTCCAGCTTTTATGGTGGAAAACAGGATGATGGTCTTGTGATTGCTGTAGAGAACCTACTAAAGAAAACAGATGATTGTGAATTGGCTGCAATTGATGCTATTGCAGCATCAGCACACTCATTAACTATTGCCATTGCAGTTGTTCAAGGGAAATTGCAAATTGAGGAAGCAATTGAACTCATTAGACTTGAAGAAGATTTACAG GTGGACAAGTGGGGCCTGGTTGAAGGTGGTCATGATATCGACGTAGCTGATCTTAGAGTACAGATTTCATCGCCGGTTGTATTTCTTGGTTTGTCAAGAAATTTATAG